A stretch of Allostreptomyces psammosilenae DNA encodes these proteins:
- a CDS encoding DUF6210 family protein has protein sequence MGTTRFVFLDPDGMAGGWLYVVVRAPTGVVYQQQYGGTACRQGEVEGFLVPVFGPDALEALHALFVEEFRGAGTPNHSWPEPERARLRGAVAGITYWASDGHTEEPHPLRLDESRILDVDEAWVPVVTPDGPGVLLWFNSD, from the coding sequence ATGGGCACCACGCGCTTCGTCTTCCTGGATCCCGACGGCATGGCCGGCGGTTGGCTCTACGTGGTCGTGCGGGCTCCGACCGGCGTCGTCTACCAGCAGCAGTACGGCGGAACCGCCTGCAGGCAGGGCGAGGTGGAAGGCTTCCTGGTGCCGGTCTTCGGCCCCGACGCACTGGAGGCGCTGCACGCCCTGTTCGTGGAGGAGTTCCGCGGCGCCGGCACACCGAACCACTCCTGGCCGGAGCCGGAGCGCGCCAGGCTGCGCGGCGCCGTCGCGGGGATCACCTACTGGGCCAGTGACGGGCACACCGAGGAGCCGCACCCGCTACGGCTCGACGAGAGCCGGATCCTCGACGTCGACGAGGCGTGGGTCCCGGTGGTCACCCCGGACGGCCCCGGGGTGCTGCTCTGGTTCAACTCCGACTGA
- a CDS encoding DUF397 domain-containing protein has protein sequence MPRNEWLKSSYSADTAQCIEWAPGTPSVIPVRDSKDPSGPALLFEPVEWAAFISALKAGRL, from the coding sequence ATGCCCCGTAACGAGTGGCTGAAGTCGTCGTACTCTGCTGATACCGCACAGTGCATCGAATGGGCTCCTGGTACCCCTTCCGTCATCCCTGTCCGTGACTCGAAGGATCCCTCTGGGCCAGCCCTTCTCTTCGAACCTGTCGAGTGGGCTGCCTTCATCTCTGCTCTCAAGGCTGGTCGCCTCTAG
- the sigJ gene encoding RNA polymerase sigma factor SigJ, producing the protein MTVQPELGDSRHDPHLSVIMSERRRLLNLAYRLLGSLSEAEDVVQETYARWYALTRQQQEAVESIGAWLTTVASRICLTLLGSARARRERYVGQWIPEPVPEPTEWITGRSGDAVGDPADRITLDESVNMAFLVVLESMTPAERVAFVLHDVFRYPFAEVAEIVGRTPAACRQLATSARRRIRAAQAPTPPTTPQQARIVREFKRAWEAKDVAALIGLLDPAATAIGDGGGVVTATPHPIEGAETIARFLTARIGEVQLAVRECTVNGQPGLVAQVDGVTMSVYAFDIVGDRIQRIWAVLNPDKLRLWTAG; encoded by the coding sequence ATGACCGTCCAGCCCGAGCTGGGAGACAGCCGTCACGATCCGCACCTGAGCGTGATCATGAGCGAGCGGCGACGGCTGCTCAACCTCGCCTACCGCCTCCTCGGCTCCCTCTCCGAGGCCGAGGACGTCGTCCAGGAGACCTACGCCCGCTGGTACGCGCTCACCCGCCAGCAGCAGGAGGCCGTCGAATCCATCGGCGCCTGGCTGACGACGGTCGCCAGCCGCATCTGCCTCACCCTGCTCGGCTCGGCCCGGGCCCGGCGGGAGCGCTACGTGGGCCAGTGGATCCCCGAGCCCGTACCCGAGCCCACCGAATGGATCACCGGGCGGTCGGGGGACGCCGTCGGCGACCCGGCCGACCGCATCACGCTCGACGAGTCGGTCAACATGGCGTTCCTCGTCGTGCTCGAATCGATGACCCCGGCCGAACGCGTCGCGTTCGTCCTCCACGACGTCTTCCGCTACCCCTTCGCCGAAGTGGCCGAGATCGTCGGCCGCACCCCGGCGGCCTGCCGCCAACTGGCGACCTCGGCCCGCCGCCGAATCCGGGCCGCGCAGGCCCCCACGCCCCCGACTACGCCCCAGCAGGCCCGCATCGTCAGGGAGTTCAAGCGGGCGTGGGAAGCCAAGGATGTCGCCGCCCTCATCGGCCTCCTCGACCCCGCCGCCACCGCCATCGGAGACGGCGGCGGAGTCGTCACCGCCACGCCCCACCCGATCGAGGGCGCCGAGACGATCGCACGCTTCCTCACCGCCCGGATCGGCGAGGTCCAACTGGCGGTCCGCGAGTGCACGGTCAACGGTCAGCCCGGCCTGGTGGCCCAGGTGGACGGCGTCACCATGTCGGTGTACGCCTTCGACATCGTCGGCGACCGGATCCAGCGCATCTGGGCGGTACTCAACCCCGACAAGCTCCGGCTCTGGACGGCCGGCTGA
- a CDS encoding arylamine N-acetyltransferase family protein, with protein MLDDRANTRTPIWGGDRLDLDAYLERVGFRGRVEPGIDTLRELQYAHVTTFPFENLDAFLRRPMSLDLDTLQDKMVRGRRGGYCFEQASLFAAVLERVGFSVTGLLGRVQKGSTAVRPPTHAMLRVETAESAADGRSWLCDAGFGEGQLAPIELADGATAARGGWSYRLTRGAPVPGADGWLFHGLRGGEWFHLHSVTLDPRVPVDYTVANHYVSTHPRSPFSGRLWVQRLGDGLLHQLDGTTLSAFQPDTPVGEMEWTRQIATSVVPEVLAEVFGIVLDEADAAAVVDRLAAQQREAAVSAA; from the coding sequence ATGCTCGACGACCGAGCGAACACCCGCACGCCGATATGGGGTGGCGACCGGCTGGACCTGGACGCCTACCTGGAGAGGGTGGGTTTCCGGGGCAGGGTCGAACCCGGGATCGACACCCTGCGCGAGTTGCAGTACGCCCACGTCACGACGTTCCCGTTCGAGAACCTGGACGCGTTCCTGCGCCGCCCCATGTCGTTGGACCTCGACACACTGCAGGACAAGATGGTGCGCGGCCGGCGCGGGGGCTACTGCTTCGAGCAGGCCAGCCTGTTCGCCGCCGTTCTGGAGCGGGTCGGATTCTCGGTCACCGGGCTGCTCGGCCGGGTGCAGAAGGGCAGCACCGCGGTGCGGCCCCCGACGCACGCGATGCTGCGCGTCGAGACGGCGGAGAGCGCGGCCGACGGCCGGAGCTGGCTGTGCGACGCCGGGTTCGGTGAGGGGCAGCTGGCGCCGATCGAGCTGGCCGACGGCGCGACGGCCGCCCGGGGCGGCTGGAGCTACCGGCTGACCCGCGGCGCCCCGGTGCCCGGCGCGGACGGCTGGCTGTTCCACGGGCTGCGCGGAGGCGAGTGGTTCCACCTGCACAGCGTCACGCTGGATCCGCGTGTCCCGGTCGACTACACGGTGGCCAACCACTACGTCTCCACCCACCCTCGTTCCCCGTTCAGCGGCCGGCTGTGGGTGCAGCGGCTCGGCGACGGGCTGCTCCACCAGTTGGACGGGACGACGCTGAGCGCGTTCCAGCCGGACACCCCCGTGGGCGAGATGGAGTGGACCCGGCAGATCGCCACCTCCGTGGTGCCGGAGGTGTTGGCGGAGGTCTTCGGCATCGTCCTCGACGAGGCGGACGCGGCGGCCGTGGTGGACCGGCTCGCCGCGCAGCAGCGTGAGGCGGCTGTTTCGGCCGCGTGA
- a CDS encoding acyltransferase family protein: MASSDTLARATRPAGSPHPTGPLARIRRAAVKVDAATPAHRDRGLDGLRAIATCSVPIGHWLLGGFTVTPDAAIHNASPLGTMGFFAPMTWLLQMLGVFFLVGGRASVLSYERATARGESYRGWLGSRMARLLRPVVAVAAIWAVLLAAGWAAGVPADSLRTGAVLVVQPLWFVGIYAALTALTPLAAALARRAGIGAALGMMGAVAAVDAVRYGPWAEAAPGWLAAINLLPGWMFAYQLGAAWALGGLDRRAARRLLLGGVALFATLLLVFDYPASMVGVPGAERGNAHPPSLLVLALASVQCALAVLLRDRLDRALRRPMLWLPVAMLNLGAMTVFCWHQSAMLAWGIPAGLLGGVLGDVPGLTGAPTDLAWVAARLCWLPVFAGTLLALAAGVRRFEAPWHGIGVAGRALAGLLAAAFATYALLVV, from the coding sequence ATGGCCTCGTCTGACACCCTCGCCCGGGCCACCCGCCCCGCCGGTTCCCCCCACCCCACCGGGCCGCTCGCCAGGATCCGGCGCGCCGCCGTGAAGGTCGACGCGGCCACCCCCGCCCACCGGGACCGCGGCCTGGACGGGCTGCGCGCCATCGCCACCTGCTCGGTGCCCATCGGGCACTGGCTGCTCGGCGGGTTCACCGTCACCCCCGACGCGGCGATCCACAACGCCAGCCCGCTGGGCACCATGGGGTTCTTCGCCCCGATGACCTGGCTCCTCCAGATGCTCGGGGTGTTCTTCCTGGTCGGCGGGCGGGCCTCGGTGCTGTCCTACGAGCGCGCCACCGCCCGCGGCGAGTCCTACCGCGGCTGGCTGGGCAGCCGGATGGCGCGGCTGCTGCGCCCGGTGGTGGCGGTGGCGGCGATCTGGGCGGTGCTGCTGGCGGCCGGCTGGGCCGCCGGGGTGCCGGCCGACTCGCTGCGCACCGGCGCGGTGCTGGTCGTGCAGCCGCTGTGGTTCGTCGGCATCTACGCCGCCCTCACCGCCCTCACCCCGCTGGCGGCCGCCCTGGCCCGGCGCGCCGGCATCGGCGCCGCCCTGGGCATGATGGGCGCGGTGGCGGCGGTGGACGCCGTCCGCTACGGGCCGTGGGCGGAGGCGGCGCCCGGCTGGCTGGCCGCGATCAACCTGCTTCCCGGGTGGATGTTCGCCTACCAGCTCGGGGCGGCGTGGGCGCTGGGCGGCCTGGACCGCCGCGCCGCGCGCCGGCTGCTGCTGGGCGGGGTGGCGCTCTTCGCCACGCTGCTGCTGGTCTTCGACTACCCGGCGAGCATGGTGGGCGTGCCCGGGGCCGAGCGGGGCAACGCGCACCCGCCGTCGCTGCTGGTGCTGGCGCTGGCGTCGGTGCAGTGCGCCCTGGCCGTGCTGCTGCGGGACCGCCTGGACCGGGCGCTGCGCCGGCCGATGCTGTGGCTGCCGGTGGCCATGCTGAACCTCGGCGCGATGACCGTCTTCTGCTGGCACCAGAGCGCGATGCTCGCCTGGGGGATACCGGCCGGTCTGCTGGGCGGGGTGCTCGGGGACGTCCCCGGCCTGACCGGGGCGCCGACCGACCTGGCCTGGGTGGCCGCCCGGCTGTGCTGGCTGCCGGTCTTCGCCGGCACGCTGCTGGCGCTGGCCGCCGGGGTGCGACGCTTCGAGGCGCCCTGGCACGGCATAGGCGTGGCCGGCCGCGCCCTGGCCGGCCTCCTGGCCGCCGCCTTCGCCACCTACGCCCTGCTGGTGGTCTAG
- a CDS encoding MarR family winged helix-turn-helix transcriptional regulator translates to MKPPSGSTTDQAPADPAATDDMLASQPVGYWAGLVHEAVTRRLRDAMARIDVTQPQYWVLNRVAGGPTAPSREEVIAQLTPLAGGQHEIPRVIDQLLHRGWLGIDAGRNLHLTDAGEAARVRLRELATELRAEVHKGVSDEEYVAALKVLRTMIANVEETAPPG, encoded by the coding sequence ATGAAACCGCCGAGCGGCAGCACCACCGACCAGGCGCCGGCTGATCCGGCCGCCACGGACGACATGCTGGCCAGCCAGCCCGTCGGTTACTGGGCCGGCCTCGTCCACGAGGCTGTGACGCGGCGTCTGCGTGACGCCATGGCCAGGATCGATGTCACCCAGCCGCAGTACTGGGTACTCAACCGAGTAGCCGGCGGGCCCACGGCACCCAGCCGTGAAGAGGTGATCGCGCAGCTGACGCCCCTCGCGGGCGGGCAGCACGAGATCCCTCGCGTCATCGACCAGTTGCTGCACCGTGGCTGGCTGGGGATCGACGCCGGACGGAACCTGCACCTCACCGATGCCGGCGAGGCCGCCAGGGTCCGGCTGCGCGAGCTGGCCACGGAGCTGCGCGCGGAGGTCCACAAGGGCGTCAGTGACGAGGAGTACGTGGCCGCGCTCAAGGTGCTGCGCACGATGATCGCCAACGTCGAGGAGACGGCACCTCCTGGGTAG
- a CDS encoding ATP-binding protein, which translates to MHLHPSRVPIVRIALRAYLDQWSIPTPRAEDIETVFTELVTNCLRHAAKERRQASILLRLRPDHVHLSVGDGCPDPPIPTPDPCPDLLSESGRGLAIIEALSDAWGWAPRWPSGKLVWARFDLPHQR; encoded by the coding sequence ATGCACCTTCACCCAAGCCGCGTCCCCATCGTCCGCATCGCCCTGCGCGCCTACCTGGACCAGTGGTCCATCCCCACCCCGCGCGCCGAAGACATCGAGACCGTCTTCACCGAACTCGTCACCAACTGCCTCCGGCACGCCGCCAAGGAACGCCGTCAGGCCTCGATCCTTCTCCGCCTCCGCCCCGACCACGTCCACCTCTCCGTCGGCGACGGCTGCCCGGACCCCCCAATCCCCACCCCCGACCCCTGTCCCGACCTCCTCTCCGAGTCCGGCCGGGGCCTCGCCATCATCGAAGCCCTCTCCGACGCCTGGGGCTGGGCCCCCCGCTGGCCCAGCGGCAAGCTCGTCTGGGCGCGCTTCGACCTCCCCCACCAGCGCTGA
- a CDS encoding alpha/beta hydrolase: MPRARWIRTLTAAACITATAGATIGAAAPPDRPPTAPALAADLAAWQSATIPGTAGPGTTPGTPGTPVTTITAVTTATAATADGRELPDPLTASPAEISAFFSTLTPAEADTLARTHPYVVGNLDGAPIHLRYLANRLALTDSADRARTSGDTATADKYAALAAPGRSILSFDPSGRGLVAEVYGDLATAERVSVVVPGSDADLARFDRTSEPLRSARGMAEALHTRQLDTAPAARTAVIAWTGYLTPNGFGANVMRGDLAADGALRLERLLDGLAAARDAAPATADAGPASTALFCHSYGAVLCGLAAPHLPAQVDDIVVLAAPGMRADTVADLHTSAHVWAVRSADDWIDRVPNVAFAGFGHGADPVDDSFGARLLAADGAVGHSGYFAAGTASLTAFTEISLGHYQSVPCAHDDQANQEECRDGLV; the protein is encoded by the coding sequence ATGCCACGCGCACGGTGGATACGCACTCTCACGGCAGCGGCCTGCATCACGGCCACCGCCGGCGCCACCATCGGCGCGGCGGCACCCCCGGACCGCCCACCCACGGCCCCGGCGCTCGCCGCCGACCTCGCGGCGTGGCAGTCCGCCACCATTCCCGGCACGGCCGGCCCCGGCACCACCCCTGGCACCCCTGGCACGCCCGTCACCACCATCACCGCCGTCACGACCGCCACCGCCGCCACCGCCGACGGCCGTGAGCTGCCCGACCCGCTCACGGCCTCCCCCGCCGAGATCTCCGCCTTCTTCTCCACCCTCACCCCGGCCGAGGCCGACACCCTCGCCCGCACCCACCCCTACGTCGTGGGCAACCTCGACGGCGCCCCGATCCACCTCCGCTACCTCGCCAACCGCCTCGCCCTCACCGACTCCGCCGACCGCGCCCGCACCTCGGGCGACACCGCCACCGCCGACAAGTACGCCGCCCTGGCCGCCCCCGGCCGCTCGATCCTCTCCTTCGACCCCAGCGGCCGCGGACTGGTCGCCGAGGTCTACGGCGACCTCGCCACCGCCGAGCGCGTCTCCGTCGTCGTCCCCGGCTCCGACGCCGACCTGGCCCGCTTCGACCGCACCAGCGAACCGCTGCGCAGCGCGCGCGGCATGGCGGAGGCGCTGCACACCCGGCAGCTCGACACCGCCCCGGCGGCCCGCACCGCCGTCATCGCCTGGACCGGCTACCTCACCCCCAACGGCTTCGGCGCCAACGTCATGCGCGGCGACCTCGCCGCCGACGGCGCCCTGCGCCTGGAACGGCTGCTCGACGGGCTGGCGGCGGCCCGCGATGCCGCACCCGCCACCGCCGACGCCGGCCCGGCCTCCACCGCGCTGTTCTGCCACAGCTACGGCGCCGTCCTCTGCGGCCTGGCCGCCCCCCACCTGCCCGCCCAGGTGGACGACATCGTCGTCCTCGCCGCCCCCGGCATGCGCGCCGACACCGTGGCCGACCTGCACACCTCCGCCCACGTGTGGGCCGTGCGCTCGGCCGACGACTGGATCGACCGCGTCCCCAACGTCGCGTTCGCCGGCTTCGGCCACGGCGCCGACCCGGTCGACGACTCCTTCGGCGCCCGCCTGCTCGCCGCCGACGGCGCCGTCGGCCACTCCGGCTACTTCGCCGCCGGCACCGCCTCGCTCACCGCCTTCACCGAGATCTCCCTCGGCCACTACCAGTCCGTCCCCTGCGCTCACGACGACCAGGCCAACCAGGAGGAGTGCCGTGATGGCCTCGTCTGA
- a CDS encoding YybH family protein — protein MANCDAEVMAFLESRADAQQSKDIDRLMAFYAPDIVYYDAVAPLRFRGTEEVRRNFLRWFDGYEGPISLETHDLSVVTSGDVAFAHMLHLDSGERKGGFQAAIWVRESVCLRRVDGRWLITHEHISIPFNPANFQVWLPTDKDQAA, from the coding sequence ATGGCCAACTGTGATGCCGAGGTCATGGCGTTCCTGGAGAGTCGCGCCGATGCCCAGCAGTCGAAGGACATCGACCGACTCATGGCGTTCTATGCGCCGGACATCGTGTACTACGACGCCGTGGCGCCGCTCCGGTTCAGGGGGACCGAGGAGGTGCGCCGCAACTTCCTGCGGTGGTTCGACGGGTACGAGGGGCCGATCAGCCTGGAGACCCACGACCTGAGCGTGGTGACCAGTGGGGATGTCGCGTTCGCGCACATGCTGCACCTGGACTCGGGGGAGCGTAAGGGCGGGTTCCAGGCGGCGATATGGGTGCGGGAGAGCGTGTGCCTGCGGCGGGTGGATGGTCGGTGGCTGATCACCCACGAGCACATCTCGATCCCGTTCAACCCGGCGAACTTCCAGGTGTGGCTGCCGACCGATAAGGACCAGGCTGCCTGA
- a CDS encoding winged helix-turn-helix transcriptional regulator: MPRRSYAQYCAVARALDAVGERWTLLIVRELLGGARRYTDLHADLPGVSTDVLASRLKEMERDGVVERRRLPAPASASVYELTERGRGLLPVLTALAEWGAEDLGVCRETDARHGHWFALPLLGVLKGVAGDCGGVVEVRIEGAVFQLVIGEEPAWVAGAAEAPDVLMTLDAETATELVSGNATVAEAAKEGKVRLLGDGMLAEALRTR; encoded by the coding sequence ATGCCACGCCGAAGCTATGCCCAGTACTGCGCCGTTGCCCGTGCCCTGGACGCCGTTGGCGAGCGGTGGACGCTGTTGATCGTGCGGGAGCTGTTGGGAGGGGCGCGCAGGTACACGGATTTGCACGCGGATCTGCCGGGGGTGAGCACGGATGTGCTGGCTTCCCGGTTGAAGGAGATGGAGCGGGATGGGGTGGTGGAGCGGAGGCGGTTGCCCGCGCCGGCTTCCGCGTCGGTGTACGAGCTGACGGAGCGCGGGCGGGGGCTGTTGCCGGTGCTGACGGCGCTCGCGGAGTGGGGGGCGGAGGACCTGGGGGTGTGCCGGGAGACGGATGCCAGGCACGGGCACTGGTTCGCGCTGCCGCTGCTCGGGGTGTTGAAGGGGGTTGCCGGGGACTGCGGCGGGGTGGTCGAGGTCAGGATCGAGGGGGCGGTCTTCCAGTTGGTGATAGGGGAGGAGCCGGCCTGGGTGGCGGGGGCGGCCGAGGCGCCGGATGTGCTGATGACGTTGGACGCGGAGACGGCGACGGAGCTGGTGAGTGGGAACGCGACGGTCGCTGAAGCGGCGAAGGAGGGGAAGGTCCGGCTGCTGGGTGATGGGATGTTGGCCGAGGCTCTGAGGACGCGGTGA
- a CDS encoding helix-turn-helix domain-containing protein, protein MGRRSRPTVHRRRLGAELRALRQAAGLTQEAAAVEAGVHFTTIGRIESAQTGAAEETIVTLLDIYGVAEEDPKRDLILRLSRERSMRGWWQSYEGSLNPGYAEFIALESAAAEVQTFQPLVVPGLFQTSAYARAVIGATAVDDSPETVEPLVQVRMGRQAALVQPHGPVVTTVVHEAALRANTVPPGVMRSQLDRLMEIAELPNATFQVLPMAAPAHPGLTGAFQLLRFEAGPGMDVALVELLTTSIYVDAVPEVERYALAFQRIREMALTAEATQDLLHRVKKEIAP, encoded by the coding sequence ATGGGGCGACGCAGTCGACCGACAGTCCACAGGCGACGACTCGGCGCTGAGTTGCGTGCCCTTCGGCAGGCCGCCGGTCTCACCCAGGAAGCGGCCGCAGTCGAGGCGGGCGTTCACTTCACCACGATTGGGCGTATCGAGTCCGCGCAGACGGGGGCGGCGGAGGAGACCATCGTGACTCTGTTGGACATCTATGGGGTGGCTGAAGAGGATCCCAAGCGAGACCTCATACTGCGCCTGTCGCGTGAGCGCAGCATGCGCGGGTGGTGGCAGAGCTACGAAGGTTCGCTCAATCCTGGCTATGCGGAGTTCATTGCGCTGGAGTCTGCGGCCGCAGAAGTGCAGACCTTCCAGCCCTTGGTCGTGCCGGGTTTGTTCCAGACTTCTGCCTATGCGCGGGCCGTGATCGGGGCTACGGCCGTGGACGACTCGCCGGAGACCGTGGAGCCTCTCGTACAGGTTCGCATGGGGCGACAGGCTGCTCTGGTGCAGCCTCATGGTCCGGTCGTCACGACAGTTGTGCACGAAGCTGCCCTGCGTGCGAACACCGTCCCACCTGGTGTGATGCGCAGCCAGTTGGATCGCCTCATGGAGATCGCAGAGCTGCCCAACGCCACGTTCCAAGTTCTGCCCATGGCGGCGCCGGCACATCCCGGACTGACAGGAGCCTTCCAGCTTTTGCGCTTCGAGGCCGGGCCGGGCATGGATGTGGCACTCGTTGAGCTGCTGACAACGTCTATCTACGTTGATGCGGTACCGGAGGTCGAGCGGTATGCGCTGGCGTTTCAGCGGATTCGCGAAATGGCGCTCACTGCCGAAGCAACGCAGGACCTGCTTCATCGCGTTAAGAAGGAGATAGCACCGTGA
- a CDS encoding DUF5713 family protein: MAITNQRMAERAFLRGLYRDDYYPDHVVDRGREILRRLCERIEAERPSDLAALYALTEAATEEFNRLEAEFDAAGSEIDTVAREEIAEEFHVVATAYGFADADPEELVAARDW, translated from the coding sequence GTGGCGATCACGAACCAGCGGATGGCGGAGCGCGCGTTCCTGCGCGGGCTGTACCGGGACGACTACTACCCGGACCACGTCGTGGACCGGGGCAGGGAGATCCTGCGGCGGTTGTGCGAGCGGATCGAGGCGGAGCGGCCGTCGGACCTGGCGGCGCTCTACGCCCTCACCGAGGCGGCGACCGAGGAGTTCAACCGGCTGGAGGCCGAGTTCGACGCGGCGGGGAGCGAGATCGACACCGTCGCGCGGGAGGAGATCGCCGAGGAGTTCCACGTCGTGGCGACGGCGTACGGCTTCGCGGACGCCGACCCGGAGGAACTGGTGGCCGCCCGCGACTGGTGA
- a CDS encoding pyridoxal phosphate-dependent aminotransferase, with amino-acid sequence MEFKQSSKLSGVCYEIRGPVVERAKALEEAGHSVMRLNTGNPALFGFEAPPEILQDIILQLPSAHGYSDSRGILPARRAVVQYYQSRGVEGVEVDDVYLGNGVSELVSMAVQALVDDGDEVLVPAPDFPLWTAVVTLAGGKAVHYVCDESADWYPDLDDMAAKITDRTKAIVLINPNNPTGAVYSHELIEGVLDLARRHHLIVFADEIYDKILYDDAVHHCAAALAPDVLCVTFSGLSKAYRVAGFRSGWLVVSGPKQHAASYLEGLTMLASMRLCPNVPAQHAVQAALGGKQSINDLVLPGGRLREQRDRAWELLNEIPGVTCVKPKGALYAFPRLDPAVHPIHDDEKFVLDLLLREKIQVVQGTGFNWPKPDHFRILTLPAVDDLEAAIGRIARFLEGYRQ; translated from the coding sequence ATGGAGTTCAAGCAGTCGAGCAAGCTCTCCGGGGTCTGCTACGAGATCCGCGGACCGGTGGTCGAGCGCGCCAAGGCACTCGAAGAGGCCGGCCACAGCGTGATGCGTCTCAACACCGGCAACCCGGCCCTGTTCGGCTTCGAGGCTCCCCCGGAAATCCTCCAGGACATCATCCTCCAGCTCCCCTCCGCCCACGGCTACAGCGACTCGCGCGGCATCCTCCCCGCCCGCCGCGCGGTCGTGCAGTACTACCAGTCCCGCGGCGTCGAAGGCGTCGAGGTCGACGACGTCTACCTCGGCAACGGCGTCTCCGAACTCGTCTCCATGGCCGTCCAGGCCCTCGTGGACGACGGCGACGAAGTCCTCGTCCCCGCCCCGGACTTCCCCCTCTGGACGGCCGTCGTCACCCTCGCCGGCGGCAAGGCCGTCCACTACGTCTGCGACGAGTCCGCCGACTGGTACCCCGACCTGGACGACATGGCCGCCAAGATCACCGACCGCACCAAGGCGATCGTGCTGATCAACCCCAACAACCCCACCGGCGCCGTCTACTCGCACGAACTCATCGAAGGCGTACTCGACCTCGCCCGCCGCCACCACCTGATCGTCTTCGCCGACGAGATCTACGACAAGATCCTCTACGACGACGCCGTCCACCACTGCGCCGCCGCCCTCGCCCCCGACGTCCTCTGCGTGACCTTCAGCGGCCTGTCCAAGGCCTACCGGGTCGCCGGCTTCCGCTCCGGCTGGCTGGTCGTCTCCGGCCCGAAGCAGCACGCCGCCAGCTACCTGGAGGGCCTGACCATGCTCGCCAGCATGCGGCTGTGCCCCAACGTCCCGGCCCAGCACGCCGTGCAGGCCGCCCTCGGTGGCAAACAGTCCATCAACGACCTCGTCCTCCCCGGCGGCCGGCTGCGCGAGCAGCGCGACCGCGCCTGGGAGCTGCTCAACGAGATCCCCGGCGTGACCTGCGTCAAGCCCAAGGGCGCGCTCTACGCCTTCCCCCGCCTCGACCCGGCGGTGCACCCCATCCACGACGACGAGAAGTTCGTCCTGGACCTCCTCCTGCGCGAGAAGATCCAGGTCGTCCAGGGCACCGGCTTCAACTGGCCGAAGCCGGACCACTTCCGCATCCTCACCCTCCCAGCAGTGGACGACCTGGAGGCGGCCATCGGGCGCATCGCCCGCTTCCTGGAGGGCTACCGGCAGTAG
- a CDS encoding alpha/beta fold hydrolase, producing the protein MTTELPPGADEGALPGLDGEEGGIRFVEWAGSGTPLLLLHGLGGNALWWTALAQALPGRRIIALDLPGHGASAEPSSWDLEPMARRIVELVTERWPGELVWGGHSWGGKLAVAAVAAAGPAARGLVLVDSVWPAAAVLSDEAMAGGLFEGEMEPWGSMAEAVAAVRSLPQYTPWTPELERAFRRGVRTEPGGVVVPRLTRGKAGQALRAMFGVDLTDTARALEQPVLVLDCAASDKHRSAYRAPTYRVVEGNHWLHTNNAPGVSAAVTDWLAENAL; encoded by the coding sequence ATGACGACCGAACTCCCGCCCGGCGCGGACGAGGGCGCCCTGCCCGGTCTCGACGGGGAGGAGGGCGGGATCCGCTTCGTGGAGTGGGCCGGCTCCGGAACACCGCTGCTCCTGCTGCACGGCCTGGGCGGAAACGCGCTGTGGTGGACCGCGCTGGCGCAGGCGCTGCCCGGGCGGCGGATCATCGCCCTCGACCTGCCCGGGCACGGCGCGTCGGCGGAACCCTCGTCCTGGGATCTGGAGCCGATGGCGCGGCGGATCGTGGAGCTGGTGACGGAGCGCTGGCCGGGGGAACTGGTGTGGGGCGGACACTCCTGGGGCGGCAAGCTGGCGGTGGCCGCCGTCGCCGCCGCCGGCCCCGCCGCCCGAGGGCTGGTGCTGGTGGACTCCGTGTGGCCGGCCGCCGCCGTGCTGAGCGACGAGGCGATGGCGGGCGGGCTGTTCGAGGGGGAGATGGAGCCGTGGGGCTCCATGGCCGAGGCGGTGGCCGCGGTGCGTTCGCTGCCGCAGTACACGCCGTGGACCCCCGAGTTGGAGCGCGCCTTCCGCCGCGGTGTGCGGACGGAGCCCGGCGGCGTGGTCGTGCCCCGGCTGACCCGTGGCAAGGCCGGGCAGGCGCTGCGGGCGATGTTCGGGGTGGACCTGACCGACACCGCGCGGGCCCTGGAGCAGCCGGTGCTGGTCCTGGACTGCGCCGCCTCGGACAAGCACCGCAGCGCGTACCGGGCGCCGACGTACCGGGTGGTGGAGGGGAACCACTGGCTGCACACCAACAACGCGCCCGGGGTGAGCGCCGCCGTCACCGACTGGCTGGCCGAGAACGCGCTCTGA